The segment GCCCCCCAGGTGGGGGATGATGAGGGGCACGCCGGGGGGCAAGAGTTTCTCAATAAAAAACAGGGTATTGGCGAAGGTCTCCTCAAGCAGGATGGGAAGCCGCCGCTTTTCCACCTCCGCCAGGAACTCCCGGCAGCGGGGGTCCCCGTAGTGATATTCCGGCTCATCGGCGTGGCGGTGCCACTTGATGGCCGCATACTCCTCCCCCAGCTCCTCCCAGGCGAAGTCGTTCCAGACGAAAAAAATAGGGGAAGATCTCGATCTCCGGGTCCGTCAGCCCCAGGAGGTAGCGGTGGGCCCGGCGGCGGGTGGCCTGCCAGGCGGGGGTGTCGGTGAAGTTGGGATCATAGCGGTCGTAGACGTCCTCCACCGGGGGGATGAGGCCCGCCCCCCTGATGCCTGCGGCCAGAAGGCGCCCTCGCACTCCCTCCCAGGGCCTATGCACATTCTGGCAGCCGCAGTGCAGATGCGCGTCAATGACCTGGAAGGACCCCGGATTCTCCATGATCCCCTCCTGCTTCCTCAATGCGCTGGGCCATATTCTCCGGGCGATCCGGTTGGTGTTTCCGACTGCCGGACAGGGGGTGGGATGTTTTTTTTCTGATGATGGTGGAAATAATGGAGCAGAAAAGCAAAGAGGTGGCTGCCGGCGGCCACGCCCACGATAAACCAGTCCAGGCGGCCCAGGAAGGCAAAGACAAGGATCAGATAGACGAAATCCCGGCTGGTCATCTCCGCGACGACGGGCGTCGGCGAGAGGGCCGGAGAATGCAGCGGCCAAAGCCGCCGCCGGTGGGGATCGGTGAGCCACCAGCACCAGCCGTAGCCGGTGGTAAGAGGTAGCATCAGGACAAGATAAAGGAGTTGGCCGGTGACCCGATAGAGGCCCGCGGCGATGCTGAGAAAAATGACCAAGTTCAGCAGGGTGTCGCCGTAAAGGTCCAGAAACTGGCCCAGGCGCGTCTGCCGGAAGGTGAGGCGGGCCAACAGGCCGTCCAGGGAGTCCAGCACCAGCACCAGCGGCAAGAGCAAGGCCCCGGCCACGGTGCTCGGGTAAGTGCCCTCCAAAAAGAGGAGCGCCGCCAGCAGGCCCAGAGCCAGGTGCAGCAGAGTGATCTGGGTGGGGCGCACCGGCCAGGTGGCCACGGTGGGGAGCAACGCCCGGGCCAGCCGCCGGTTGAGGGAGGACTCCAGCCAGCCTTCTCCCCAGGGTGAGCCGCTTAAGCCCGCCGCCAGACGCCGGGCTGCCACCTGGGTGTCCTCCGGACGGCCCAGGTAGGTGAGGGAGAAGGGCTCCGCAGCCACGGCCACCAGGCGCCCCTTGGCCTCCAGATACCGCAGGCCCGCCTCCAGCAGGGCCGCCAGATGGGGCTGGCATTTCCGGGGCTTTTGGGTTTCCCGCCGCCAGTGGTGCCACTCCTCCCAGGCCTCCGGGGAGAGATGGGCCAGCCCCACCGCCCGCCAGCCGGGGAGGCCGTGCTCCTCCAGGCGGGCAGTGAGGGCCGTCAGGTGGGGAGGGGCGTCCAGCGGCCAGGCGGGATCATCGGTGCACACCACCACGGCCTCCCCCGGGGCCACTGGGTGCCGGGCCAGGCGGGCCACCAGGGCCGGGGAGGGCACGCTGTCGGCGGTGAGGACCAGCCAGGATGAGGGGGGTTGGCTCTCCAAAGCCGTCCAGTCATGCGCCAGCTCCACGGTCCCCTCCGTGCGCCGGCGCAGGCGGGCGAGGGACAGATTTACGACCGGCTGAAGCCCCGGGGGAGCCAGAAGGTAGACCTGCGGCACCCCGGCCTGCCAGCAGGAGAGGACCAGCCGCTCTAAGTGCGGCAGCCCCGCCACTTCCAGCAGGTGCCAGGGGCTCAGCCCCGGAGGCGGGTCCGGGGCCACCAAGATGAGGGCGCAGCGGGGCCGGGACGGGGCCGGGGACTCCGAGGCGGGGTAAGCTGGGGAGTCCATCAGCAGGTGAGGTGCAAGGCCGCGGCCAGGCGGCGTTTGCCGGCGAGAGAGTTGATCACCCGGCAGGCCTCCCGGGTGGGCAGGGCCACCAGGTCAATCTGCCGTTCCCGGAGGTAGGCGGCCAGGGCCGGGTCCACCTCCAGGCGGCCGGGCTGGCCCTGGCCCACCACCAGCACCTCGGGCCCTGCGGCCAGGGCCTCGGCCACGTCCTCCAGGAGCAGGAGATGGGCGTGCCGTCGCCACCAATTGGGGTTAAGGCCTCCGGGCCACAAAAGCACATCCTGACGGTAGGAGACGCCGTCAATGACGATGTGGCCGAAGTCATAGCTGTCGATGTGCATGGCCTGCGATGCCTCGCTCCCTTCCACCCCCCACCTTCTCCCCCGGCTCTCAGCGGTTGTGGCCGCCGCGCCAGGGGTCAAAGTAGGGGGGCGTAAACCAATGCTCCAGCGCCGGGTCCCCATCATACCACTCCCGGGGGACCGGGTAGTAGTACTTTTCCCAGCGGGGGTACTCCCCCAGCTTCAGGTCCCGGGCCTGAAGGAGCAGCCGACCGTCCCGGCTGCCCGCCACGGTCCCGGTAACCGTTATCTGCCGGCCGGGCACATAGTAACTGGGGGGAAGAAAGCGCGGGCTCTCCACCAGAAATGTGTGGCCGCTGGCTGCGCCGCTGGGCTGACCCCGGGAATCCAGCTCCCGGTGGCGCACACTCAGCAGGCTTTTCCCCTCCGCATGGGTGAGGGAGAGAATCTCGCCGCCCAGGCGCACCTCCTGACCCCGGAAGGCCTGGGGGTCGGAGGCCAGGGTCGCCATGCCGGCAGGGGTGAGGGCCGGGCCGGCCAGGTACGCCGGCGCACAGCCGCTGAGCCCGGCGGCCAACACCGAAACCAGGAGGAGAAATCTCCGCATTCAATCTCCCCGGGACGCCTGCGGGACCCGCCCACAGGGCGGTCAAAGAGTCATTGCGACCAGGAAGCCCGACGCCATTTCCCAAGACTCTCCACCATGATCACCGCATTCAGGAGGAAGGCGCATTTAAAGCTTACCAAAAGCAAAACGCGATTTTTATGATAAATTCAGAGACAGACTGTTATTTGAAGAAGGGGCCAGGCGTTCACGACCCTGTTTCCCGTTCGGGCCCTCTTCCCCACCCCGGCATTGGGGAGAGGGGGGACTGCTGCGCGCCCGCTTCCACCCCAGTTGCATTTTGGTTGTCAGGATGTCCAGGTCACGCACACCCCATAAACCAGAAAACCAGGTCCGGCTGGAGAATGTGGCCGTCGTGCTGCACCGGCCCAAGCTCCCGGAAAACATCGGCGCCGCCGCCCGGGCCGCCTGCAATATGGGACTCACCCGCCTGGTGGTGGTGCAGCCCCACAGCCTGGACCCGGTGCGCATGCGCATGATGGCCACCCAGGCAGCGGCCCCGCTTTTGGAGGCCATGGAGGTCTACGACGACCTGGCCCAGGCCTTGGGGGCCTTTCAGTATGTGGTGGGCACCACCGCCCGTCAGGGGGGCCTGCGACGGGAGTTTCTCACCCCCCGGGAGATGGCCCACAAACTGGTGGAGATCAGCCGCCACAACCGGGTGGCCCTGCTCTTCGGGCCGGAGAACTGGGGCCTCACCAACGAGGAGCTGGCCCTCTGCCAGGCCCTGGTGACCATCCCCACGGCGGCGTGCTCCTCCCTCAACCTGGCCCAGGCGGTCATGGTGCTGGCCTACGAGGTCTTTACCGCCCGGCACACTGAACCCCGCTTCGTCCCCCGGCTGGCCAACGTCCAGGAGCTGGAGTCCATGTATGCCATGCTCAAGGACACCCTGGTGAAGATCCATTACATCGGCCACCAGAATCCGGATTACTGGATGTTTAATGTGCGGCGTTTCTTTAACCGCTTGGGCTTGCGGGCCCGGGAGACCCAGGTGGTAAAAGGCATCTGCCGGCAGATCGACTGGTATGTGACTTCCCGGCTGGCCGCGGCGGGATTGAGCCTCGACGACCAGGCAAAAGAGTTCGAGGGCCCCCAAGAGCGCGGGCCGGGGAAAGTCGTGGATTTTTAAAGGATTTTGTGATAATAACACTGGAAAAACCCGCACCAGGGATAAAAATACGCCCAATAACCGGCCAGGGGTGACCTCATGAATCTGGCGCAACGACTTGTGCAGGAAAAGATCCTGACCCCCGAGCAACTGGGACTGGCACTGGCCCGCCAGAAACGCCAGCGGGGCTTTCTGGCCAAACACCTTCTGGAGCTGAATCTGGTGGCGCCGGAGGTGCTGAAAAGCCTCATCCCGCCCTTTCCCCCCGAACCGCAGAGCTTCCGGGAGCTGGGGGTGCCTGAGCCGATGTTGGCGGCCCTGTTCCTCAAACACGCCTACCACCGGGAGGTGATCACCTCCCGGGAGATGGCCGAGGCCCTAAAGATTCCCGAAACCCTGGTGGAGCAGCTCATCGAGTATCTCAAGGGCCAGAAATATCTGGATGTCAAACCCCGGGATCTCCTCCGGCCCGAGGTCACCCACCTGGCGGTGGAGCTGCGCTACGTCCTGAGCGACGCCGGCAAGCGCAAAGCCGAAGCCGAGATGGAGTTCAACAGCTACGTGGGGCCGGCGCCGGTGCCCCTGGAAGATTATTGGGACTGGGTGGAATACCAGACCATCCAGCAGGTGACCGTGGATGAACCCCGCCTCCGGGAGGTGCTGGCGGACTACGTCCTCACCGACGACTTCATCCAGAAGCTGGGGCCGGCGGTCTTAAGCGGCCGCTCCATCTTCCTCTACGGGCCCACCGGCAGCGGCAAGACGGTCCTGGCCAAGGCGGTGGGCGAGGCCTTTGAGGATCCGGTCTTTGTCCCCTATGCCCTCTATGTTTATGGGCAGATCATCCGCATCTTTGACGAGGTGAACCACCACCCGGTGCCGCCCTCCCACGACGTGCGGCGCCAGGACCGCCGCTGGGTGCTGTGCCGGCGGCCCTTTGTCATCGCCGGGGGGGAGATGACCGAGGACTCCCTGGAGCTGCGTTTCAATCCGGTGCTGCGGTACTACGAAGCCCCTCACCAGCTCCGGGCCAACAACGGCGTCTTCCTGATTGACGACTTCGGCCGCCAGAAGATCTCCCCCCGCCACCTGCTGAACCGCTGGATGTATCCCCTGGAGACCCGGCAGGACTTCCTCACCCTTAACACCGGGCAGCAATTCGCCGTGCCTTTTGACCAGCTGGTGATCTTCGCCACCAACCTGGACCCCCACGGTCTGGCGGACCCGGCCTTTTTGAGGCGCATCCGCCACAAGATCTATGTGGGCCATGTGACCGAGGAGCAGTATCTGGAGATCTTCCGGCGGGTGTGCGCCCAGCAGAATCTCGCCTTCAATCTGGAGGCGGTCCGGGAGATGATGCGCACCGTCTATGCCAACCGGCCCATAAACGCCTGCCATCCCCGGGACCTGGTGGACAACCTCATTGACCGGGCCCGCTTTCTCAAGATCACCCCGGAACTCACCCGGGAGCAGCTGGAGGAGGCGGCCCGCAGTTACTTCGTCCCCGGCACCGGCATCATTGACTATGACGCCCTGCACGAAGAGCCCCGGCCGCTGATGTGACGGGAGAAGGGCCAAAGGCGTGGCCTTGTGCCCCTTAAGGATGGGAAGGGGAGGGTAGGGGAGGCTGGCGGAGGCCGCTACTCCCCGGCCCTCCTCCATTTTATATCCTTCTTATATCCTTCCCTGCCATGATGGCAGGGGCCGCCTTCCCGGCTAATCTTTCAGTCTTACCTGGAATTTCTCCACCAGGCGCACCGGATTGTAGGAGAGCTTGGCGGTCCGGAGGCCCGGCTCGCCCAGGTCCTGCTCCCGGTTGACAAAGGGCACCTGTGCCCAGGCGTGCTGGAGAAACTGCTGGTTGATGACCGCGTAGGCGCCCCGGAGCTCCGGATCGGCCTTTTCGATGTGAATCACCACCGTCTCCCGATTGAGGAGCTCCCCCAGGGTGAAGGCCACCACCCGGCTGTCCA is part of the Desulfobaccales bacterium genome and harbors:
- a CDS encoding CDP-alcohol phosphatidyltransferase family protein, whose protein sequence is MDSPAYPASESPAPSRPRCALILVAPDPPPGLSPWHLLEVAGLPHLERLVLSCWQAGVPQVYLLAPPGLQPVVNLSLARLRRRTEGTVELAHDWTALESQPPSSWLVLTADSVPSPALVARLARHPVAPGEAVVVCTDDPAWPLDAPPHLTALTARLEEHGLPGWRAVGLAHLSPEAWEEWHHWRRETQKPRKCQPHLAALLEAGLRYLEAKGRLVAVAAEPFSLTYLGRPEDTQVAARRLAAGLSGSPWGEGWLESSLNRRLARALLPTVATWPVRPTQITLLHLALGLLAALLFLEGTYPSTVAGALLLPLVLVLDSLDGLLARLTFRQTRLGQFLDLYGDTLLNLVIFLSIAAGLYRVTGQLLYLVLMLPLTTGYGWCWWLTDPHRRRLWPLHSPALSPTPVVAEMTSRDFVYLILVFAFLGRLDWFIVGVAAGSHLFAFLLHYFHHHQKKNIPPPVRQSETPTGSPGEYGPAH
- a CDS encoding MTH938/NDUFAF3 family protein, whose amino-acid sequence is MEGSEASQAMHIDSYDFGHIVIDGVSYRQDVLLWPGGLNPNWWRRHAHLLLLEDVAEALAAGPEVLVVGQGQPGRLEVDPALAAYLRERQIDLVALPTREACRVINSLAGKRRLAAALHLTC
- a CDS encoding Slp/YeaY family lipoprotein, which gives rise to MRRFLLLVSVLAAGLSGCAPAYLAGPALTPAGMATLASDPQAFRGQEVRLGGEILSLTHAEGKSLLSVRHRELDSRGQPSGAASGHTFLVESPRFLPPSYYVPGRQITVTGTVAGSRDGRLLLQARDLKLGEYPRWEKYYYPVPREWYDGDPALEHWFTPPYFDPWRGGHNR
- a CDS encoding RNA methyltransferase, encoding MAVVLHRPKLPENIGAAARAACNMGLTRLVVVQPHSLDPVRMRMMATQAAAPLLEAMEVYDDLAQALGAFQYVVGTTARQGGLRREFLTPREMAHKLVEISRHNRVALLFGPENWGLTNEELALCQALVTIPTAACSSLNLAQAVMVLAYEVFTARHTEPRFVPRLANVQELESMYAMLKDTLVKIHYIGHQNPDYWMFNVRRFFNRLGLRARETQVVKGICRQIDWYVTSRLAAAGLSLDDQAKEFEGPQERGPGKVVDF